From Chryseobacterium camelliae:
TTAGGAAAATTAACAGGGAAATCACCATGTTGATCAACATAGGCATTATATTGGCAATTGGGATCTACAAAACTCGGTTCATACTCAAAATGTAAAGTCATTTGATTATTAGTAAAGTTTATAATATCTAGATTTGCCTTCTTCATACACATATTTTGTGGATAAAAATATAATCTTTTCCAGTTTGTATTTTTAAGACTTATTCCCAGGCCTCTAAATTCCGAATCTGTATTGCTAAAGTTTGAAATCCTATCAATTTCAACAGTTCCATCAGCGGCAATAATTTTTCTTTCTCCCAAAATCTTATCCTGATAAATGTAATTAGAATCATCTCCTAATTTATATTTATACTTTCTTAAATCTAGGTATACCGTTTTACCATTCCAATTGCCTTTCCATAAACCAATATATTTATCCAGTTCTCCATCTAAATCTTTAAAATAAGAGCCATTTGGAGCATCTGATTTATTTTTGTTATTCAGGGGATATACCTGTCCTTTAAATTGAACTGCAAAAATCATAATCAATAATAATAGTATTTGTTTCATGACTTTAATCAATATTATTATCAAATATTTTTAAATAATCTATTGTTTAGTAAGGACTATATCTTTAGGAAAATTAACAGGAAAATCACCATATTGATCAACATAGGCATTATATTGGCAATTGGGATCTACAAAACTCGGTTCATACTCAAAATGTAATGTCATTTGATTATTGGTGAAATTTGTAATGTCCAGAGTAGCAATTTTATTACACATATTTTTGGGATAAAAATAGATTCGCTTCCAGTTTCCATTTTTTAAACTCATTTCCATTCCTATAAATTCCGAATTAGTATTATCAAAGTTAGAAATTCTATCTATCTCTACAGTTCCATCAGCGGCAATAATTTTTCTTTCTCCCAAAATCTTATCCTGATAAATGTAATTAGAATCATCTCCTAATTTATATTTATACTTTCTTAAATCTAGGTATACTGTTTTACCATTCCAATTGCCTTTCCATAAACCAATATATTTATCCAGTTCTCCATCTAAATCTTTAAAATAAGAGCCATTTGGAGCATCTGATTTATTTTTGTTATTCAGAGGGTATACCTGTCCTTTAAATGGAACTGCAAAAATCATAATCAATAATAATAGTATTTGTTTCATAATTTATTTTAATTAGGGCAATCGGTTTCCTTTCTATTTCCATTTTTTAGGGATAATTCAGAGTTACCGCTTGTGGTTGTTTTATATAATTTTAATCCGGTCATATTCATTTTATCAGACATGAATTTTAGAAATCCCGCTTCCAGTTTTTCCATATCATAAGATACGTTTCCGCTTACATTGCCTACACTTACAGCATCGCTTAACATACTACCATATTTAACATTTAGATTTTTAAATTCTTCTGCCGTATAATTGGGTAGAGCTGTAACATCAGTTCCATCAAAGTTAAAAGAATAATTGCCATTACTGGTAACTAACGTAAAAGTAAGATCATTTAAGGGAATCTTAGGATTGTTGGTTGCTACTGAATTCCAGTTCTGGGCCCAGACGATCCATTGATTGAATAATAGGATGTCGCCCGGAGAAAATATAGGATAGAGGCCATCATAATGAGAGTGCATTAGCGTAATTGTATTTGAAAATGCCTTTAAATTTACTTCCTGGGTGCCGGGCTTATTTTCAAGCAATTGGTTCTGTAAAGAGCCGTCCGGATTTTTATTGATCCTGTACCCACTTTCATGGTTGTCACCGGTTTTACTTTCGAGGGTAACAATATTATCTTTAAATGTAGCATTTGTTGTTTGTTTCTTAAGCTTTTCACAAGGATTTTTAGGATTCTGCGGGCTTGTGCTTCCGCCTCCTCCCGGATAAGGGTAGGTAGGCTGTTCTCCGCCTCCGTTTCCGTCTCCATCGGTGGACTCAGGAGGACAGGTAACAATATAATTGGTTTCCCAGTGCCCGGCATTAGATCCGTATTCATCTGCAGGATACCACATGGATACCGCAGAAATCTTGCACTCCGCCATTCCTTTACTTTCAGCTGAACTGTAAGGCTCTGATTTTACAGCTTTTCTTTCTTTAGAAGTAATATACCTCTGGAAGAATTTAATATGTTCCAGATCATGATCCTCCAGGAACCTGACGTGATCCCCATTTCTGGGAACCTGCAGGCAGGCAGCAACTTTTCCTCCTTCTGCCAAAGGAACAATTAAAAAGCTTTCATCAAAATTCCCCATGGTCATGGCATAATCCCATAAAGGTACAGCATTTCCTTTTTTAATCTCAGCTTCATGTTCAAAATAGATCTGCATTACATTTTTAATGTATTTTTCATCTTCTTTGAAAACACTTTTGGAATGGTATTCCTTAGAAGCCGGATCAGAAGCAGTATACATCTCATCATGGACACAGGAAAGCAGCAGGAGGCAAAAGGCCATCATGAAAGACAGCCAAGAAATTAATTTTCTCATCATAAGCATTAGTTTTTAATAGGTTAAATATAAATAATTTTTCTTACTCTACAAAAGTGTGAAAAAAAGGTACAGCATAAAAATCTGTTTTTGCATAAGTTTACCCTGAATGCGGGTAAACGAGATAAGAAAAATATTTTTATATTTGTTCATTAATACAAGATTCCATGACAAATTCTGTTGCCGAGAAAATAAGAAAGTTAAGGAAAGCCAAAGGCTTCTCCCAGGAGGATATGGCAGACCGGCTCCATATTTCCCAATCTGCCTATGCTCGCATAGAAAACGGAGAAAGCCATTCGTGGGCAGCCCATATCGAACGCCTGAGTGAAATTCTGGAAGTGAAACCGGAAAGTTTTCTGACAGATGAAACCAATAATTTCAGCAGTCTGGATCAATTAGGAGGATTTGCTTTTCAAAATGTAGGTACCATAACTACTATCAATTCTTTTCTTTCAGAAAAGCTGGTTGAACAATATGAGGAGCGTATACAGGAGCTCAAAGATCAGGTAGACTACTGGAAAGGCAAATCAGAAAGCAGTAAATAATAAAAAACGCGTGATCAAAGTATTCTGGAAAAGTAAATCTAATGATATGAAATAGAAAATTTTCAGAAATATGTACTTATTATATAGAAGCCCTTTTACTACTAATGAAAGGGCTTCTTATTATCTTAATCTGTGTGGTATTATACATTCGGTTTCCACTCTACCACTGCCCTGATAAATGCTTCCGCATTTTCAACAGGGATATTCGGTAAGATTCCATGCCCTAAGTTGGCGATGTAACGGTCTTTTCCGAAACGGCTGATCATTTCATGAACCATTTTCCTGATGGTCTCAGGGCTTGAGTGCAGCCTTGCAGGATCAAAGTTCCCCTGAAGAGTGATTGAGTTATTCGTCAGCTTCCTGGCATTTTCCGGCGTGATTGTCCAGTCTACTCCCAAGGCTGAAGCTTTGGATTGTGTCATATCCTCCAGTGCAAACCAGCATCCTTTCCCGAAGACCACCACATGGGTAAGCGGGCTCAGGGCTTCAACGATCTGGTTGATATACTGCCATGAAAATTCCTGATAATCTGCCGGGGAAAGCATGCCGCCCCATGAATCGAACACCTGTACTGCGGAAACGCCTTTCTCTACTTTCCTTTTCAGGTAAGCAATCGTAGTATCCGTGATTTTCTGGAGTAACAGGTGGGCAGCTTCAGGCTGCTGGAAGCAGAATGATTTGGCAATGTCAAATGCCTTACTTCCTTTTCCTTCCACGCAATAGCATAAGATGGTCCAAGGGGAGCCGGCAAAACCAATCAATGGGATTTCATTGTCCAGTTTGCGAAGCGTAAGTTCAATTGCATCAAAAACGTACCCTAATGTATCATTTACATCAGGAACTTCAATATTACGAACCTGTTCTGCGGTACGGATCGGATCTTCCAGCCACGGACCTACAGATTCTTTCATTTTGAAGTCAATGCCCATTGCCTGGGGAACCACCAGGATATCCGAGAACAGGATGGCGGCATCCAAAGGAAACCTGCGGATAGGCTGAACGGTGATTTCCGCAGCCAGCTCCGGAGTCTGGCACCGGGTGAAAAAGTCATACTGATCGCGCAAAGCGATGAATTCCGGCAAATACCTTCCGGCCTGCCTCATCATCCATACAGGAGGCCTTTCCACGGTTTCCCCGCGAAGCGCTTTTAAATATAAATCGTTTTTAATCATAATTGATCTTTGCTATAGTCTTAAAGGTACCCAACTTTCAGATGTGATTCTTAATCAGTTCCAGAACGGAAACAAGAGTGTTGCCCTGAGCCGTAAAAACAGGTTCTGAAGTCAGTTTCCTCAATTCCCGGGAAGTGGTTTCTCCGATAGAGAACAACATCACGCCATCCAAAGAGTTGTGCTTTGCAAAACTACGAACTCCACTCGGACTAAAAAAAACGGCAGCATGATATTTTTCACTAATCACAGGGTTAAGTTCTTCGGTATGATAAATAATTACCTTTTTGTATTTGATATTCTGAAGGGGAAGGCTGTCATCAAGGACATCCAGAGCCAGGTTTCCGCAGAAATGCAGGAACTTTTCATGCTGGCAGCAACTGATAATGAAACGGGAGAGGGCTTCGGCATTTTTCAGGACCTTAAATGTCCCGAAGCCATGCTTCCTCAGAGCTTTCTTTGTTTTTTCGCCTACACAGTAAATCCTGTTGTAGCTTTTGGATGTAAAATCCTCATTCGGCTTAAAGCCGTTGATAAAGAAAGCGTTTACGCCACTTGCACTGGTGAAAATCAGGGAATGGTTTTTCAGGTCGAATGACGGAATCGATACGGGATGGGTCTTAATCACTTCAATACATTCCACCTCAATATCTGCTCCCAATTCTTTGGATACAATATCAAGGTCAGTATTTTTAGTCAGTAAGATCCTCATGCGTTAAGGTTAAGGGTCAGCAATATCGTTAACTGGAATTTTGAATCCGGACCGGGTTTAAATATGATCCTTGATTTCAGCCATAAGTTCTTTGCCTCCGTTTTCAAGGACGATATTGGCAAACTTCTCTCCGAAGTTTTCCGTGTTATTATACTCAAAGCTTTCGTCAGTGGCAATATAGTTTTTGCCATCCAGTGAGCAAAGAGCGGCCTTAAAACGGATCTGGTCGCCGAGGATTTCTGCGAATGCTCCGATGGGTGCCGTACAGCCTCCTTCCAGAGTACTCAGGAAATTTCTTTCGATTTCCACACAGATCTGTGTAGGATGATGGTTGATTGTCTTTACAATCTCATTGATCTCTTTCTTTTCAGAGTGTCCTGCAATAGTAATTACGCCTTGTGAAGGGGCGGGAATCATGAGCGGAAGCATTTCGTAATCAATGTCCATCTTCATCCTTTTGATACCTGCAAGAGAAAGGATGGTAGCATCGAAATCCTGATCTTCCAGCTTCTGTAAACGGGTCTGGATATTGCCCCGGATATCTGAAAATGCCGCTCCCGGATAATTCCTCAGCCAGAATGCCCTTCTCCTGAGGCTGCTGGTGGCCAGTTTAAGCTCATGGAAGTCTTTATTTCTGGAAGATTCTTTACGAATCAGGACATCCTGTGGAAAATCCCTTTCCAGGTGCGCTACCAATTCAATGTTGTTAGGGAGTTGCGTTGGAACATCTTTCAGTGAGTGTACGGCAATATCTATTTCATCGTTCAGCAGTGCTACATCCAGGTCGCGGGTGAAAACTCCGGTGATCCCCAAGGCATACAATGGCTGGTTGAGGTTTTTGTCTCCGGAAGAAACAATCGGGACAATCTCAGTCAAATAATTGCTGTTCTGAAGGTGCCTCGCCACTTCTCTTGCCTGCCAAAGGGCCAGTGCAGAATTTCTGGTGCCTATTCTAATGCTTTTCATGGAATTCGTTGTTGGGTTGTTCAACTAATATTTCGTGCATTAATTTACTGATTTCTTCCGCTTTGAGAGGATTGTCAATGATGTATTTTGCAAAACGGTTGGTAATTTTCTGGATCATTTTATCAGAAAGTTCCATATCCGTGATGTTGATGTATTTGTTTTTCCGGTAGAAATTGTGCATTTCATTGCGCTCCATGTTTTTCAGGACCGCTTTGAAATGGTGGATGTTGGGGGCCAGCTTTCTCTTCTTTTCCCATTCAAGAAAATCCTTCATCAGTTCCTTGATGATTTTTTCGGCTTTTGGGATTTCCTTTTCCCTCTGCTGGATGGTTTCCTGGATCTGCTTGGAAAGTTCATCCACATCAATCAGGGTGACGTTCTTATTCTGAGTGACCTCCTTTTCCACATTATGAGGGATGGAAAGATCGATAACCAGCGTTTCCTTTCCGTTCGGGAAATGCGATTGGTTAACGATAGGATGCTTAGCACCGGTAGCCACAATGAGGATATCCGTGTTTTTAAGCTCCTTGTCAAAATCTCCGTAATCAATATGCGGGATATTGTATTTTTGAGAAATCTTTTCCGCTTTTTCCTGCGTTCTGTTGGCAATTTTTATTTTTGGCTGGTAGACATGCTTAACCAGGTTTTCTACAGTATTCTGCCCGATTTCCCCTACACCAAGAAGCAGGATGTTTTTTTCCGTGATTCTCTTCTGGCTGTTCAGGATATAGTGGACGGCGGCATAGGATACAGATGCAGCTCCGTTAGAAATTCCCGTTTCATTCTTGATCCTTTTAGAAATCTGGATGGCAGCATTGATAGCGCGCTCCAGGTAAGGGTTGGAGTTTTGGCGTTCTTTTTTAAACCGGTTGTATGCCTTTTTTATCTGGCCTATGATTTCAAAATCCCCGATGATCTGGCTTTCCAGTCCCGCGGCCACCCTGAAAAGGTGAATGAGGGCCTCCTCTTTAGTCAGGATATTCGCAAACTGAAGGAAATCCGTGATATTAACCCCGATGGTCTTGCAGTATTCTTCCGCTACCAGAAGGTAATTGGGAGTAGTGGTGTAAATTTCGGTTCTGTTACAGGTAGATACTACAAAAGCATCTCCTAAATTTTCATCGTGAATACGGTTGACGAAACTTTTAATATTTTCATCAAAAAAAGCAAATTTACCACGCGTTTCTACATCAGCCTTTTCATAGCTTATAGAAAGCACGGCAAAATTAGCAGTTTGATGGATGTTGGAATACTGTAACATAAGCAGGGCAAATTTACGGTTTTTTTAATAAACACCATTCTGAAACTGTGTATGATAATTATCGTGAAAAACTATAAATTCAGTGTTCATCGTATTCTGCTTAGATCAAGGAATAATTCTATTGAAATATTGCATAAAAAATTAGCCAAAATTTAATAAAATTTTAACCAAATTACTCTTGCATATAATTTTATGGCTTGTCTTAAATTTATATCTTTGTAATTCTTAAAAATCAGAAGGAAAATATGAGTTTATTCGATATGTTTACGCAAGAAATTGCGATAGACCTGGGGACTGCCAATACCCTCATCATCCATAATAATAAAATTGTTATAGATCAGCCGTCCATTGTAGCCATTGAACGTTCTACCGGAAGGCCTATTGCAGTGGGGGAGCAAGCAAAGCACATGCAGGGGAAAACTCATGAGGATATCAAGACGATCCGCCCGCTGAAAGACGGGGTAATCGCTGATTTCCATGCTTCTGAGCACATGATTAAGGAGTTCATCAAAAAAATTCCCGGGATCAAAGGCAAATTTATCCAACCCGCCCTTAGGATCGTGATCTGTATTCCTTCGGGAATTACTGAAGTGGAAAAAAGAGCGGTAAGGGATTCTGCACAGAAGGTAAATGCCAAAGAGGTCCGTTTGATCTATGAGCCAATGGCTGCTGCGATCGGGGTTGGTATAGACGTTCAGAAACCGGAAGGAAATATGATTATCGACATAGGCGGAGGTACTACTGAAATTGCCGTTGTGGCTTTGGGAGGTATTGTCTGTGATAAGTCTGTAAAGATCGCCGGAGACGTATTTACCAACGATATTGCCTATTATCTGAGAACACACCACAACCTGTATATCGGGGAAAGAACAGCGGAAAGGATCAAAATTGAAGTTGGTTCCGCCGTTGAGGATCTGGATGTGGATATTGAAGATATCCCGGTACAGGGTAGAGACCTTATTACAGGAAAACCAAAAGAAATTATGGTTGGGTATAAGGAAATTGCCCGTGCCCTTGACAAATCCATCATCAGGATTGAGGATGCCGTTATGGAAACACTGTCCCTTACGCCGCCTGAACTTGCCGCTGATATTTACAAAACAGGTATTTACCTTGCTGGTGGAGGAGCTTTGCTGAGAGGCCTGGCAGACAGGCTGCACAAGAAGACAGGCCTTCCTGTTTTCGTAGCGGAAGATCCGTTGAGAGCAGTGGTGCGCGGAACAGGGATTGCGCTTAAGAATATGGATAAATTCAACTTCCTGATCAAATAATTTTAACTTTTACGACTCTTTATCGGAATGGGATTTTTGCTGAGATTATTTTCGAAGAATGCTCTTTTTGTCTTCTTTATATTTCTGCAGATTATTGCTCTGGTTCTGATATTCTCTAAAAACGCCATGCAGCAATCCTGGATTGCAGGGCAAACGGCGGCATTCAACTCCTGGGTATCCGGATATATTGATGAAGGGGTTTCCTATCTGAAGCTGAAACAGATCAATGAAGATCTTGTCAAGCAGAATAAGGCACTGATGACCCAGCTTTATGGGAAAGAAGGGGCCAAAAACCCGGTATTCAGGAAAGTTCATGATACATTGGGAGGAGGGCAGATCTATACTTTTGTTGATGGAGAAATCGTTTTCAACAGCATCAACAGGAGAAATAATTACTTTACCATTAACCGGGGAAAAAGGGATGGCGTGTTTCCGCAGATGGGGGTCATTGCCCCTAAAGGAATTGCCGGGATCATTATCAATTCCACCGATAGTTATTCCCTGGCCCAATCCGTTCTAAGCGTCAATAAGATCAGGATCAATGCTGCTCTGAAAAACTCAGGGTATTTCGGGACGTTAACATGGAACGGAGATAATTCCCGTGTCATGCATCTTGCCGATATTCCGAAATATGTGGCGGTAAAAGTCGGAGATTCTATAGTTACTGACGGGAAATCAGCTGTTTTTCCTAAAGGTGTAATGATTGGTACCGTAGCCGGGTACTCAGTAGACAATAAAACCGGATTCTGGGACATTTCAGTGGAACTGAGTGAAAAAATGGGGGCTCTGAGCAAAGTATATATTGTTAAAAACCTGAAAAAGGCAGAGGTGCAGAAAATTCAGGATACCATGCAGGCGGTAATAAAGAAAGAAAATGATTAGCAGGACATTATTTACGGATATTTTAATCATGGCTTTTCTTGTGGCACTACAGATTTTTGTGCTGAACAGGATTACGCTCTTCGGGAAGTATACCCCAGTGGTATACCCTGTATTCGTTATGTTCTATCCTTTCTTCAGGAATAAATTCCAATTTCTGGCCCTGAGTTTCCTTATAGGACTCAGTATAGATGCTTTCCTTTATTCATGGGGGATCAATGCTTTCGCTACCACACTGATTGCTTACTTTAGAACTTTGATTTTCAGGACTTCTACCGATACTTCAACCGATTTCTTTTCTTTTCAGTCCCTTCTGTGGGCGCAATTTTTGCTGTTTTTATTTTCAAGCATATTTTTACATCAGCTTCTGGTACAATATATCGAGTTCTTTAAGCTGAGCCGTTTTTTTGAAATATTATTCAATGTTGTGATCACGAGTGGGATTTCATTTGTGTTTATTGTTATATATGCATTAATATTTAAAGTCAAGCAGAAAGTGTGAATACACGGTATTTGAAAATTTTTTCCGCCCTTCTCGTTATTGCTCTTATATTTATAGCAAGGCTTGCCTATTTGCAGCTTTTTACAGACCGCTATGCGCTGAATGCTGCCAATACATCCATTAAAATTGAATACATTATTCCGCAAAGAGGTGTAATCTTTGACAGGAATGGAAAGATTATGGTAGGTAACCAGCCTGCCTATGAAATTTCTTTTACCCAGGCTCTGATGAAGCCTGATTTTGATACCGTGGCCTTCTGTAACCTCATGAAGATCAGTAAAACTGATTTCATCAACAGGATCAACACCATCAAAAAAGAAAAATATTATTCCAAACTGACCCCGATGCCTTTTATAAAGGACCTCAGCAGGGAAGATATTGCCAGAGTGCAGGAAATTATTTTTAAATATCCGGCCTTCAGCATCGTTTCCAGGCCCCAGCGCCAGTATGAAGTTTCAACTTCCGGGAACCTTCTGGGCTATACAAGTGAGGTAAATGAGCGGGATATTAAAAAAGATTCAACCTATTACCTTCCCGGAGATTTTATCGGTAAAACAGGGATCGAAAAATCCTACGAAAAACAACTTCGCGGAATCAAAGGCATGAAATACATCCAGAAAGATATCCGCCTCAGAAATATCGGGTCTTATAAAAATGGGACTCTGGATAAAGATGTCGTTACGGGAAAAGATATTACACTTACGATCGATTACGATCTTCAGCGTATGGCTGAAGAGATGCTGGTCAATAAGCATGGAGCCATTGTAGCCATTGATCCGAATACGGGCGAAATCCTGACCCTCGCTACGGGACCGGATATTGACCCGAACTTATTTACAGGGCCTAACAAGTCTAAAAATCTTTACGCTCTTTCAAAAGATACCCTGTACGAAAACAAGCCTACATTTGACCGTTCATTACAGGCTGCCTATCCTCCAGGATCGACGTTTAAGCTTCTTACAGCACTTGCAGCCATGCAAATGGGAGTTATGGATGAAAATACAATATTCCCCTGTGGCGGAGGTTTCAGTTACAGAGGGCTGAGAATTAAAGGCCATGGTGGTGCAGAGCCTCTGATCCCTTCCATCCAGGTATCCAGCAACTGTTATTTTTCTTATGCTTATCTGGCCATCCTGAATAAATATCCAGGCAATCCATCCAAAGGGGTAGATGAATGGAAAAGTATCCTGAACAGTTTTGGAGTAGGAGAATTTCTGAATAATGATCTCGCAGTAGGAGCCAGAGGGAGAATTCCTTCCGGTGAGTTCTATGAAAAAAGAATGCAATCCATCCTCAAGGCAAGCGGTTCAAAAAAAGATTATAAAAACTGGGATCCGTTGGCTACCGGTGCGGTTTTTAACGGAATGGGGCAGGGTGATGTGCTCGTAACGCCGCTTCAACTGGCCAACTATGTGTCAGCCATTGCCAACAAAGGATGGTATTATACCCCTCATATTGTAAAAGCCATTGACGGGAAAAAAAATCCTGATCCGAGATTTACCAAAAAACATAGAACGCTGGTTGATCCTAAACATTTCGATCCTGTACTAAAAGGAATGGAAGCCGTAGTACTGCGGGGAACGGCACACGGGTTGAAATCCAATGATTTTACCCAGCTGGCCAAAACGGGAACTGCACAGGTGCCACAGGGAAAGGATAATTCGATCTTTGTACTGATCGCTCCTGCCGACAAACCTAAAATTGTAGTTGCCGCGGTAATGGAACACGCAGGCTTTGGTGCGACATGGGCAGGACCAGCTTGTACAGTAATTGCAGAAAAATATATTACAGGAGACCTGAAAAGAGAGCACCTGTACAAAAAGATGGTAACGTCCAGCTTTATGCCGGAATATAAGCGGCAGTGGATTTCTGACCTTAAGCGCAAAGGCCTGTATGTAGAGCCAAAACTGGATTCTGTAAAGCAAAAAAAGATTCAGGACAGCCTGAATTATATTAAAGAACAGAAAGCCAAGTTGCAGAAAGCGATTACCGACGAAACCAAAAATATTAAAAACACAAAACCGGCGCAACGATGAAATGGATGGAAGGAATAGATAAATTGGGGCTCGGGCTGTATTTCCTGCTGTGCATATTCGCTATTGCCAACATTTACAGTGTCGACCAGAAACTGGGAGAAAAACAGCTTGTTTTTTTCTGTATATCAATATTTGTAGGCATCGTAAATTTTTGTCGGGAGAAGCAAGTTCTTCGAAAATATGTCCGGGATCATCTATATTGGAGGAGTACTCCTCCTGATTGGGCTTTTTCCTTTCGGGAAAGAGATTCTTGGGCAGAAGAACTGGTATAAATTCGGCAGCTTTACCATGCAGCCGGTAGAATTTGCCAAGATAGGAACAGCGCTTATGCTTTCCAATTACGTATCCGGACCTGAATTTAACCTCAGCAATAGAAAATCACTTTTAACTTCACTGGCCATCATTGGAATTCCGGCAGTTGTGGTACTGGCCATTCCGGATGTGGGATCAATGCTGGTATTCATTGCTTTTTTCATTGCGTTATATCGGGAGGGGCTGAATGGCTTATTATTCGGAATCGGATTCCTTTTCGCCTTTGTCTTTCTCATCTCTCTGGCAGTACCGCCATTGTACGTAGCGATTGCTATCGTCGCAGTAATAGGAGGCTGGATTGCGATGAATTATTATAAAATGTCATGGAACGTCATTTCGATTTCCGGGATTGCCGCTTCAGTTCTGATCTTATGCGGACTGGCATTTGGCTCTCCATATATTCTGGAGAAGCTGCCGAAGCATCAGAGGGAAAGGATTGAGGTCTTGTACAAAGGGGAAAAAGCATTTCGGGATACTTCAGGATACAACCTCCTGTATTCGAAAACGGCAATCGGTTCCGGAGGTCTTTGGGGTAAAGGATACCGTGAGGGTTCCGTTACCCAGGGAAAGTTTGTTCCTGAACAGGAAACCGATTATATTTTCTGTACGGTAGGGGAAGAATGGGGCTTTATAGGGAGTGCTGTACTGGTTCTTTGTTATATGGTATATATCGGAAGAATCTATTACCTCGCAGAGAATCAGAAATCCTCATTTAACCGCGTTTTCGGATATTGCTTTGCTTCCATACTGCTGATGCACTTTTCCATTAATTTAGGCATGGTTATGGGGCTTTTTCCTACGGTTGGTATTCCGCTCCCTTATTTCAGCTACGGAGGAAGCTCGCTGCTTGCCTTCTCGATGATGACATTCATCTTCTTTAAACTGAACTACTCAGATAAAAACAGTCTGGTTTAAACGTAGCCTGTAAAACTATGTAGTTTAGGTGCTATTCCCGATTGTAAAAACCATAATTCCCTATTTACCATGAAAGAATCCTACTTTTCAGATCAGGAATTTAAAAATACGGGTGCAATAGAATTGCAGAAAGGTGAATATGATTATTGCATTTTCCGGCAGGTAAATTTTGAATATGCGGACCTTTCAGGATTCCGTTTTAATAACTGTCAGTTCATACTTTGCAATATAAGCCTTGCCAATCTTTCCGGGACCGTTTTCAGTGATGTTGTTTTCAATGAATGTAAGATGCTCGGGCTTCATTTTGATCAGTGCAAT
This genomic window contains:
- the mreC gene encoding rod shape-determining protein MreC yields the protein MGFLLRLFSKNALFVFFIFLQIIALVLIFSKNAMQQSWIAGQTAAFNSWVSGYIDEGVSYLKLKQINEDLVKQNKALMTQLYGKEGAKNPVFRKVHDTLGGGQIYTFVDGEIVFNSINRRNNYFTINRGKRDGVFPQMGVIAPKGIAGIIINSTDSYSLAQSVLSVNKIRINAALKNSGYFGTLTWNGDNSRVMHLADIPKYVAVKVGDSIVTDGKSAVFPKGVMIGTVAGYSVDNKTGFWDISVELSEKMGALSKVYIVKNLKKAEVQKIQDTMQAVIKKEND
- a CDS encoding rod shape-determining protein MreD, translating into MISRTLFTDILIMAFLVALQIFVLNRITLFGKYTPVVYPVFVMFYPFFRNKFQFLALSFLIGLSIDAFLYSWGINAFATTLIAYFRTLIFRTSTDTSTDFFSFQSLLWAQFLLFLFSSIFLHQLLVQYIEFFKLSRFFEILFNVVITSGISFVFIVIYALIFKVKQKV
- a CDS encoding peptidoglycan D,D-transpeptidase FtsI family protein — translated: MNTRYLKIFSALLVIALIFIARLAYLQLFTDRYALNAANTSIKIEYIIPQRGVIFDRNGKIMVGNQPAYEISFTQALMKPDFDTVAFCNLMKISKTDFINRINTIKKEKYYSKLTPMPFIKDLSREDIARVQEIIFKYPAFSIVSRPQRQYEVSTSGNLLGYTSEVNERDIKKDSTYYLPGDFIGKTGIEKSYEKQLRGIKGMKYIQKDIRLRNIGSYKNGTLDKDVVTGKDITLTIDYDLQRMAEEMLVNKHGAIVAIDPNTGEILTLATGPDIDPNLFTGPNKSKNLYALSKDTLYENKPTFDRSLQAAYPPGSTFKLLTALAAMQMGVMDENTIFPCGGGFSYRGLRIKGHGGAEPLIPSIQVSSNCYFSYAYLAILNKYPGNPSKGVDEWKSILNSFGVGEFLNNDLAVGARGRIPSGEFYEKRMQSILKASGSKKDYKNWDPLATGAVFNGMGQGDVLVTPLQLANYVSAIANKGWYYTPHIVKAIDGKKNPDPRFTKKHRTLVDPKHFDPVLKGMEAVVLRGTAHGLKSNDFTQLAKTGTAQVPQGKDNSIFVLIAPADKPKIVVAAVMEHAGFGATWAGPACTVIAEKYITGDLKREHLYKKMVTSSFMPEYKRQWISDLKRKGLYVEPKLDSVKQKKIQDSLNYIKEQKAKLQKAITDETKNIKNTKPAQR